In a genomic window of Strix aluco isolate bStrAlu1 chromosome 3, bStrAlu1.hap1, whole genome shotgun sequence:
- the LPGAT1 gene encoding acyl-CoA:lysophosphatidylglycerol acyltransferase 1 isoform X2 → MNFRKNAWDRKSYFSNIVEWGDDVKAVSEDEAMVLVNHQATGDVCTLMMCLQDKGTVVRQMMWLMDHIFKYTNFGIVSLIHGDFFIRQGRAHRDHQLVLLKEHLEKYYRSRNRKWIVLFPEGGFLRKRRETSQAFAKKNNLPFLKHVTLPRLGATQVILKTLVAPQENGTPAGRDAVIKESKSKGLQWVIDTTIAYPKGEPIDIQTWILGYRQPTVTHVHYRIFPVKDVPAEPEALTHWLYQRFIEKEDLLTHFYETGAFPPLQGQTKAISREMTLSNLWLVGIQSLAFLSGGMWYCIFQYFYHCLF, encoded by the exons taGTGGAATGGGGTGATGATGTTAAAGCAGTATCAGAAGATGAAGCCATGGTGCTGGTGAACCATCAAGCAACGGGTGACGTCTGCACTCTGATGATGTGCCTTCAGGATAAAGGCACG gtTGTCCGTCAGATGATGTGGCTGATGGATCATATTTTTAAGTATACAAACTTTGGCATTGTGTCTCTAATCCATGGGGACTTCTTTATAAGACAG GGAAGAGCACACCGTGACCACCAGCTTGTGTTACTCAAGGAGCATCTAGAAAAATATTACAGGAGCCGTAATCGGAAATGGATTGTTTTATTTCCAGAGGGTGGCTTTcttaggaagaggagagaaacaaGCCAGGCATTTGCCAAGAAAAACAATTTGCCATTTCTTAAACATGTCACCCTACCGAGACTTGGGGCAACACAAGTAATTTTGAAAACACTTGTAGCGCCACAAGAAAATGGAACTCCAGCAGGCAGAGATGCTGTGATAAAAG AGAGTAAATCAAAAGGCCTCCAATGGGTGATAGATACAACCATTGCGTATCCCAAAGGTGAACCTATAGACATCCAGACTTGGATTCTTGGCTACCGACAACCAACAGTTACACATGTACATTACAG GATTTTTCCAGTTAAAGATGTACCTGCAGAGCCTGAAGCTCTTACACACTGGCTATATCAACGATTCATTGAAAAGGAGGATCTCTTGACACATTTCTATGAAACCG gaGCTTTTCCTCCACTGCAGGGTCAAACAAAAGCTATTTCTCGGGAGATGACCCTCAGTAACCTGTGGCTAGTCGGCATACAATCACTTGCATTTTTGTCAGGCGGTATGTGGTACTGcatctttcagtatttttatcaTTGCCTATTTTAA